Below is a genomic region from Rhodohalobacter sp. 614A.
ATAAGTGTGCTTGAATGCAGCGTCCAGCCAAGAATCAACCCTTTATCAAAACAATCTTCTACTACTTTTTGGGTGAGATTAGTACTCTCGAGTTGAAGACCCAACATCGCTCCACGTCCCCGTACTTCCACAATTCCAGTGCCTTTCAGTATTTTCCGGGCTGTCTGCTCAATTGTTGAGGCTTTTTGAGGGAAATCATCGCTTAGCAACGTTTGAAGATTAGCATAAGCTGCTGCGCAACTCACCGGGTGTCCGCCAAAAGTGGTGACATGATTCAGGGGCGGATCTTTTTTGAAAACCTCAAAAATCTTTGATGAGGAGACAAAAGCGCCCATCGGCATCCCACCGGCCATTGCTTTTGCCAGGCACAGAATGTCAGGAACAACATCATAATATTGAAAAGCGAATAGGCTTCCCGTTCGAAAAAAACCGGTTTGAATTTCGTCAAAAATGAGGAGCGATCCGGTTTCATCGCATCGTTTTCTAACCTTCTTCAGCCATTCTTTTTGGGCCGGAATGATTCCTCCCTCACCCTGTATGGGTTCTAAAATTACAGCTGCCGTTGTATCATCAATTCTTTCCAGTTTGTCATCAGAGTTGAAATCAAGAAAATGAACATTGGGCAGGAGTGGCTGATATGGATCACGATACACATTTCTTCCGGTTACACTCAGCGAGCCGTGTGTATCTCCATGATAGCTGTTATGAAAAGCAACGAATTTATTTCGTCCGGTGAATTTTTTTGCCAATTTCAAAGCGCCTTCAACCGACTCTGTACCACTGTTCACAAAATACACGCGATCCAATGTGGCCGGGAGCTGATCGCAAAGAAGCTGAGCGAATTTACTTTGTGGAGACTGAATGAATTCTCCATAAACCATCACATGCAAATGCCTGTCCAACTGGGCCTGAATGGCTTTTATTACATTGGGATGACGATGACCAAGACTGCTGACAGAGATTCCCGAAATCAGGTCTACATATTTGTTGCCATTGGTTGTATAGATGAAAGGCCCTTCTGCCCGATCAATTTCGAGGCCCATCGGTTCATCACTGGTTTGGGCAATATGATTGTAAAACGATTGGCTCGATTCAGACATCCCTTTCAATTAGTGTTGGTCGGACCATTTTTCAATAAGCGAAACAAACTCCTTCTGAACAGCGATAGTTTTGTCATCCGCGTACCACTTATGAAGATGTTCAGCTCTTTCCCGTGATGAATATTCTTCATTATCCCGCAAACTCATAAAAAGTTGTTGAGCCGTTTCAGGACGGGGTCCCCAATCTCCCAAAACCTCAAGAGTTTGTGAATCCAGACAGATGAGTTTTGGAATGGATCTCGCCCTGCCGTTTGTAAGAAATTGATCTATAATCTCAAGATTTTCATCTCTCAAAATGTAGCGAGTCTGAATCATTCTGGTCTGATCGGCCATTTTTTGAATGACGGGTATTGTTTGAGCTGCATCGCCACACCAGCCTTCGGTTAAAATCAACCAGATCATTGGCCTATTTATATTCTGCAATTTTTCGGCGAGTTCTTCCACGAGTTCTGTCTGCCTGTCCAGCCTCTTCATTCTGTGCACATTCATTTTCGTGTAGTGCAGCATTTTTTCAGAATGATTTTCGCCGGTAGTTCTGTTTTTTTTTAGAAGATCATCGATAAACTGTCGGTACTCCTCATAATTGTAGGCATTTTCAATAATGCCTCTTGTGATAATAGCTGTTTTTACGCCTGTCATTTTTTAACTAATTACTTTAAAAATATCTTTTTAAAAATGGAATTCCGATCCACTCATATCTGATTGCATTCGAAATCAATAAGAAAACCACAAAGGACAACGACGCAAAAAGTTTTATGGACATCACTTTTTGATACTCGCTTGCAACCCCCTGTAATCCTGTTATCAATCTTTGAATAATAGCAAATGAGAATAAACCTACGATGAAGAGCACAATCGCTGGCACTGTATAAATCGCATATAATCCTGCACATAACATTGTTAAACCAGACAAATATGCAATCATAAAAAATCGCTGAACCCCGTTGCCTCCAAATCTAATAAAAAAGGTTACATCTCCTCGCCGGGAATCTTCATCTGCCTGGTAAATTTGTGATACCGGATACAAGCTCAAAAGTATGAGCGAAGCACCTATTCCACTCAACAAAAGAATCGGAGAAAACGCTCCGCCCGCAGCCCAAAATCCCAGAAAAACTGAATTGAAGCCGGTGCTTATTCCAATCGCAATCAAACTCAAAACCGGATGTCCTTTCCAGCGTGCCAGTGGAGTTGAATAGAGCCAAAAGAGTACAAGGCTGCTTCCATAAACAAAAAAGTATGGCCAACTCACCGTGTACGCCCAGATCCATCCAACAAACATAAAAATGAGGGAAACATCACGCATCCAAAGAGACATTTTGGGAGGATGTTTCAAACCACCGATGGGACCTTCGTCTTTATCCCACCAGGAATTGAAAACCGTTGCGCCTCCGTAAAGCAGGATATGAACATTCAAAAATTGCAGCCAAAACTGTGCAAACTGCATTTGATCTGCGATCAATCCGCCCAGTAAATATCCTCCTGAAAGAATAAAAAACTGGTAATGCAACCGGAGATGAAGCGTAAAGTTTTTAAGTTCAGTCAGCATTTGCGTCCGGAATTAAAAGAAAAATCCAGCTGTGATTTACATCCCAAACATAAGAATCATATTTTTAACGGATGGTAAAAGTTTATGACGAAATAACGACAAGACAAACTGTTCTGGAAAAAGCCGAGTGGATTGCTCAAATGAATGGCCATAAGGAATCTCTTTCCAGCGTACTTAATCCCTATCTTGACAAGCGATCGCGCCAGGAAAAAGATCCCGTATTGGATTTTTTGTTTGAGTACTATGCGTTTCGCCCCTCTCACTTGCTAAAATGGTCCCCGGGAATTGGAACATCTCTTCGATTTGATGATTCAGCTACTTTGCCGGAAATTTCTGAATTCATTGTGAAAGATGACCAGGCCCGTCTGAACCCCGCATTTTTCCCACAAAAAAGACTGCTTTCTGTAAAGTGGACTCTTGATCTGCTCGAAAAAAGCTCCAGGCAAAAACCAATGTTCGGCTGTTTTGGAATGCACGAATGGGCAATGGTTTACCGGGCTGAAGATGTTCGTCATCAGCAAATTCCTCTTCGGTTATCGGATGAAGAGATTGCTGAATTTGTTGAATCCCGGCCACTGGTTTGTACCCATTTTGATGCTTTTCGATTCTTCACCAAAAAAGCCCGGCCGATGAACAAGCATCATCTCAGTCGCGAAACATTCCAGGATACGGAGCAGCCGGGATGCGTTCACACAAACATGGACCTTTATAAATGGGCATTTAAACTGTTCCCGTGGATTTCCAGCGAGATTATTCGTGAAGCCTTCTTCAACGCTTTGGAAACCCGCCGGGTAGACATGCAGGCAAGTCCGTATGATGCGACTGAATTTGGATTAGAACCCATCAAAATTGAGACTGAGACCGGAAGAAAGGAATATATCGAGAGACAAATGGAGATTTATCAAAAATCACAACCGATTCGGCATCGGCTTATCGAAGCGTATAAAGAAGTGATTCAGATAGTAAATTAGATTTGCAACTAAATCATATAGAACAACTCCATTTTCGCCATGTCAATCAATCCGGAAACGAGATTTTTCCAAAATTGACAAACTTACTTTCATCTTCGATCTCCATTCCAAACCCTTTTCCTGCCAACATTTCATTCGCTAACACGGCAAAAAGCACGGCCTCTTTTGCATCGGGTGAAAGTCCGATTTCCGAGATGTTTTTTACTTCATTGGCCGGCATTAACTCTCTGATTCGTTGCATCAAATACGGATTGTGAGCACCACCACCACTCACATAAATTACAGCCGTTTCACTTGTGATTTTCTGTTGCTGAATACTCTTGACAATGGTTCTTGCTGATAACTCAGAGGCTGTTCGAATGATATCTTTCGGATCTAATTCATCCTGGTTGATCCCGGCTTTCTCCATTTTTTCCTTTAACCATGGAATGTTAAAAAACTCAGGTCCGGTTGTTTTGGATTTTTCTTCTTCAAACCAATCATCATTCAACAGCTCTCTCAAAAGACCCTCATTCAGATCTCCAGAAAACGCCACATTTCCATCCTCATCATACGGCTTATTGTAATAGTGCATCATCAACGAATCGATCAAAGTATTGCCGGGTCCGGTATCGGTTGTAAAGGTTTTTTCTTTCGGCTGATTTTTTGCCGGCAAATACGTGAAATTTCCAATTCCGCCGATGTTCAGCAAAATCCTTGTCTCCGTTTCATGTACAAATAAAATTTGATCCACCAGCCCGGCCATTGGCGCTCCTTCGCCACCGTGTGCCACATGCTTTTGTCGAAAATCGCTGATTGTTAAAATTCCTGTTTTTACTGCCATATGATCACCATCACCAATCTGCAATGTACTATTCACAGGGTCCATCAGTTCCTGTTGATCCCGCGCCGGATAGTGATAAATCGTTTGTCCATGACTGGCAATGCAATCAACTTTTTCAGGGGTGATCTTCCAGTTTCTCAATGCCGCTAAAATCATTTCGGAATGAAGATGAGCGAGCTTGGCATGCCAATACGTAACCTCTTTTAGCTTTACATTTTCTACTGAAGAAATTCGCTTTAATTGCTTTCTTATTTCTTCCGAATAGGGTGCCGTAACAAATTCAATCAGTTGAACAGTTGTGCTCTGTCCGGATCCGCTGATTTTGCAAAGTGCAATGTCTAATCCGTCAAGTGAAGTTCCGGACATCAATCCGATAATCAAACGACTTTTTTTTTCGGACAGATCGGCTAATTTTTTTATCAATGGATTCATATTTTAAACCTTCATTAAAACCCTATCTGAATCATACCAAAGATGCCTGAAGAAAACGAATCGGATTTTGAAGAATGGATCCAGGATGTTGAATTCCTCGTTCACACATTAAAAGAGAGTTTTGAATCCACAGATGCCCGGTATAATATCGACGAAATGAACGACATTCTTTATGTAGAACTCGAAGGACTGGATGAATATTCTGAGAATGAGATCATCGAAATTGCTGAGCCAATCCTGGAAGTAAGTGAATTGAATTTTGAAGATATCGTACTCCTTCCTTTAAAAAATTGAACCTAATTCGGCTTCCTAAGTCAAAAATTAATCATCTGTTAGAAGTATTTATATGGAGAAACTTCAGCAGAATATGATCGTTATCCAATCGTTCACAAAACCTCACAGTGAATGATCATTAAAAAAACGATCAAGATGAATTTTTCAAGAAAAGCAATCTACCTGATAACGATTCTATTGCTGGCTTTTTTCACTGCCTGCAGTACGAATACAGACGACGATAACGATGCAAGATATTACGAATTTACTCACGAAAATGATGATATCAGCTATACAATCGTAGCAAAAACTTCGGAACCTGAAGTAATTTCAGCCATTGAAGATGAGCTTCAGAAACCTTTTGATGAGCGCAATATGCATATTAATGGAGAAATTGCCCGAGGCAATGAAGGGTATAACTCTGACTGGAGCTGGCATTTCATTGAAAACCAATGGAGCCTTGCAGAAATTTCGACCGAAGTTTGTGACGGACGGCCCGGTTTTGTTGAAGACGATCTCGACTATTGGGTTGATCAGGTCGGCAATTTTTGTCCCTGGAGTGCACATGTGGTTGGAGAAGTGAATCCGTAATTCTTCATATATCTCAATTTATAACGCATGGCTAATTACCAGATTGGTCATGCGTTTTTTAATGCTTTTACCATTTAATTCATAAAAACTGCAACATTGCCTTAGTTATGGTGTATTAGTATACTAACACTGTATTATAAATTGATAAAATAATCTATGGTTTCTGTTGAAAATCTAACTTTCTCGTTCCGTAAAAACGTTCCTCTCTTTACAGGGTTGAATATGAATTTAGAGCCGGGCAATACATACGGATTATTCGGGCTGAATGGAGCAGGAAAAACAACTCTTTTGAATCACCTTTCCGGAATGCTTTTTCCTGAAAAAGGATCTTGTACTATGCTGGGAGAAAATGTTAAAAAGCGCCTGCCGGAAACCATGAGTGAAATCTATATTCTGCCCGAACAGTTTGATCTTCCTAAAATGAGTGCTGAAGTCTATGTAGAACTGCAGGCCCCCTTTTATCCCCGGTTTGAAAATGACTACCTCACAGAAGTTTTGAAGGAATTTCAGGTAGATACGCAGAAAAATCTTACTGAACTTTCTTATGGCCAGCGCAAGAAGTTTTTAATTGGGTTTGCACTTGCCACTCATTCAAAACTGGTTTTGATGGATGAACCCACAAACGGACTCGACATACCTTCCAAGAGTCAATTCAGAAAAATCATGGCGGCAACGGACCAGTCCGAACGATGTTTTCTGATATCTACCCACCAAGTTCGCGATCTCGATAGCATCATCGACCATATCATTGTACTCAATGACGGTAAAATCATTTTCCAGGAAAGTGTCTTGAAAATTTCTGAACGGCTCAGTTTTGAAAAAATCACTGATGAGAGTGAAAGGACTCCTTTATACAGCGAGGATGTATTTGGAGGAAAGGCAGCCATTCTGCCTAAACGAGAAGGATCAAAAGATACGCAAATTGATCTCGAACTGCTGTTTAACGGTATCATTCAGAAACAGGATCTTATTAATAACCAATTTAAAAACTGATCGAACTATGAGTACTTCCAAGTCCATCAATCAATTTTCTTTGGATAGATTCCTGTTGGTTTTAAAGAGAACCATCGTTCTGAATCAACGAATGTGGGTCATCGGATTTTTAAGTGTGGGAGGTTTCCTCTTGGTCGTTGGGATATTGCCTTTTATATCCAACATGTTCAACATTACACGGCCGGGATTTGCTGCCGTTCGTGAACCGGCCATTTTCTTTTATATGCTTGGGGGATTGGTACTTACAAGTATGATTTTTAGTGAGTTACATACCCCAACCAAAGCCTTTCAATTCTTAACTCTCCCCTCCACAACATGGGAGAAAATTACAGCGGCATGGTTTACCGGAACTGTAATCTACACGGTAGTAACAATGGCTTCCATCTTTGTGTTGAGTGCGATGATTGAAACCGTAAAAGGGATCAATACCGGGGTTTGGTCACCATTTTTCATCTTTAATCCATTCACTTCAGAAATCTTCAGCACAATATTACTTTATACTTTCTACCAAAGTATTTATTTGTTGGGAGCTGTTTATTTCCATAAAAACAATTTCCTGAAGACTCTCCTTGTTATCATTGGATTTTCCCTCGGGTTTATTTTCTTCTTTAATATAGGTTTTCTGATTTTTGGATTAGCTCAAAGCGAAGAGTTTTTCATCAATATTCAAATTGGCAGCCAACCCTGGTTTGTTTATGCAAAGTATATCATTGGCACCGGCTTAACGATGCTGTTCATCTGGCTTAGTTACCTGCAATTAAAAAACAAACAGGTAGCATGATGGATTTTACGGACAGACAGCCCATATACAAACAGATCTCCGATTATTTTTGCCAACAGATTCTCAAAGAAAAATGGAAACCGGATGACCGTGTTCCGTCCGTTCGCGAAATAGCCGTGCAGATGGAGGTCAATCCCAATACGGCAATGCGGGCTTTTCAAATTCTACAGGATGAAGAAATCTTGATCAATAAGCGCGGCGTCGGACATTTTATTGCAGAGGGCGCCTATCAAAAAACACTTGAACTTCAACGAAGTGAGTTTATTGAAAATGAGCTCCCTGTATTTTTTAAAAAAATGACTTTGCTTGGCTTTTCTTGTACGGAGCTTGAAAATTTATACAATGAATAATGAGTGGCCTCCCTATTTTCATTTTCTGATCAAAATTTGTTTTTGTCGAACTAAAAAGCTTCTCTAACTTCTGGCAAAAACAAACATGATGGCATGCTCCTTGAAAATAAAGATAAGATCATCTTTAATGATTTCTCTTTCGAAACTGAAGAAAGATGAAACTTGACGACTTATTTTTCACATCCAACCAAGCGATTCTACCCACTTCGCACGATCCGTTTTGGGTGGAGAGGTGTGATTAATATAAATTAGAATCATTTTAACCAGAAACCTTTCTAAATTCATACTAAATTAAGGCGAAGAAAAATGGAGTACGCAAACGCAACGTATGCAACGAATTGATTCGGCTATTCAAAAAGGGATAGACTTTCTCTACGACCATCAAATGGCGAACGGAGAGTTTATGATCTATATATCAGATAACGAGGAGATGAAGGGATGGAACTCTCCCGAAAGCACGATCGGCGCAATGTTTATCGCAAACAGTCTCCTTTTTTTAAAAGGTGAGAAAAAAGTGGATAAGATTCTGAAAAATATTGCTACGTTTCTCCGTGATCAGATGAGAGTTGGGGGTACCTGGAATTTTTTTACGCGAACTCACGTGGCTGGTAATTTAAGTCCTAATGATGTAGATGACACAGCCGTAGTTGCACGGTTTTTAAAAGAAATGGATCATCCGTTTCCGGAACATATGACAAAGAATATTTTACTGGCCAATCGAAGAAGGGACGGCCTTTTTTATACATGGTTTACCTTTCGTTTCAAGTGGAATATTAACAAACACTACTTATTTTTATCAGCCCAGGAATTTAAACATCCATTAAGAAGTTTCGCTTTTTGGAAAAGGTTTCCGTGTGAAAGGGATGATGTTGATGCCGTGGTAAATGCAAGTGCTCTATACTATTTTGGAAAAATTCCCGAAACGGAACCGATAATATCTTACTTGATAGATATCATTGAGAATAAAAAGGAAGAAATCTGCGACAAATGGTATTGCAATCCGTTTTCTGTTTACTATTATTTTTCGCGTATATATGCATCTGGCGTTAAAGATCTTGAAAAAATAAAAAATCCAATCATTCAAAGAATAAAGGCTCAATTGCGGGAGGACGGATGTATTGGTAACTCTTTTTTGGATACAACTATTGCACTCTCTTCTTTATTCAACCTTGATTTTACTGATGATGCTTTCTTAAGTAAGTCAATTGATTATCTTCTTTCAAAACAAAATAAGAATGGCAGCTGGAATCGGGGAATTCATTTTTATGCGGGTCCCGGCAAAGAGCTGGGTTATGGATCAGAAGAATTATCAACAGGTTTTTGCCTTGAAAGTTTAGCCCGGTATCGCCAGATTACCAGCAAAAAAAATTAACCTGTTATTCCAATGTTTTCCCTTATTTGACATGCCCAATCATCTAATCCACATCGGATATCCTAAAGCCGCATCCAGCTTTCTACAGGAGTGGTTTCGCCACAATCCGAAGCTTCATTATTCAATGAATACCTTGGCCGGTTTCAGGAATACTTTTGAAATCTGCCGATATAAACCAGAAGACAATACCCGTCAGACAAAATACTTTGTAACCAGTTCAGAGCATTTTATTTTCCCAAACCTGAACGCCGATGGCCCCGTAGTAGAAGGGATGCCTAAAAAAGGATTTCCAAATTTTACAGATATTAAGCTTGCCCAAAAAAAAGTCTGTTTAACTTTAAAAGAACTTTTTCCCAATGGGAAAATACTCATCATTACACGAGGTTTCAGGGGCGTTCTGCTTTCGGGTTATTCACAGTTTATAAGAATGGGTGGTACATTAACATTCGATCAATTTTGTAAGCTTACAGATCAAAATATCGATGACTTCTACAACTATGATTACTTAATTGAAATATATTTTCAAATTTTTGGGGAGGATAATGTCATTGTTCTGCCTTTTGAATTGCTGCTTCAAAGCAAGTCTCAATTCCTAGCTCATCTTGAGGAAATTTTAGGCTTAGAACATTTTGAGGAGGAAATAGGTGTTCACAATAAATCCATGACCGGCCAGGATTTATTTTGGCATCTATGGCTCTCTGGTATAACAAGCAAATTGCTTAGTATATTCGGCAAGAGGGTTTACAATTTTGTCTTTGGCAAATATGTTCGCTTGCTATTGCATTTCAAATTACAGCCTCTTTTTGTTTTTCTTAAAAAAATGATGCCGAATAAATCAATCAACAATAGAAGCGTTCCTGAAAATATTTTATATAAGGCAGGTAAACATGCAACTATTCTTAAAAAAATTCCTATTTATAAACCCTTTTTAAAAGATTACTATTTACCAAGTGATAACTAACCTGAAAAAAGTCGTACTTAAATCTGCTGTTCTGAGAAATCAGCTTCATTATATCAAGCCTTTTGTAAACAGAATCCGCAGGTTTACAGCAGATACAAAAACCCTCTTTTTATTTAATGGCCGCAGTTCCTATTGGCTTCATATGGGAAGTAGTCTCTATAAACACGAACCTGCTTTTAGAAAATCAATTGATGAATCTCGAGAGATTATCCTGGAATTAGCTAAAACGGACATACTTCCTAATTTTGATGAAACTGCAGACGAATTCTTTTGGGCCGAAAACAATATATTTTTCGCTATTGTGGCTGTTCAAATTGCAATGTGCGATTTATTCTTTAGCCGGCAAATATATCCATATGCTACCGCGGGCTTCAGCCTTGGAGAAATAGCTGCAGTGTATGCCACCGGCGCAATCACCAAAAAAGATGCCTATAATATTGTATGCAGCTCTTTCTTGCTTGCTTCTAAAGCAAAAAAGGA
It encodes:
- a CDS encoding aspartate aminotransferase family protein codes for the protein MSESSQSFYNHIAQTSDEPMGLEIDRAEGPFIYTTNGNKYVDLISGISVSSLGHRHPNVIKAIQAQLDRHLHVMVYGEFIQSPQSKFAQLLCDQLPATLDRVYFVNSGTESVEGALKLAKKFTGRNKFVAFHNSYHGDTHGSLSVTGRNVYRDPYQPLLPNVHFLDFNSDDKLERIDDTTAAVILEPIQGEGGIIPAQKEWLKKVRKRCDETGSLLIFDEIQTGFFRTGSLFAFQYYDVVPDILCLAKAMAGGMPMGAFVSSSKIFEVFKKDPPLNHVTTFGGHPVSCAAAYANLQTLLSDDFPQKASTIEQTARKILKGTGIVEVRGRGAMLGLQLESTNLTQKVVEDCFDKGLILGWTLHSSTLIRIAPPLIIDKDLLEESFQIILKAVQKII
- a CDS encoding thioredoxin family protein, yielding MTGVKTAIITRGIIENAYNYEEYRQFIDDLLKKNRTTGENHSEKMLHYTKMNVHRMKRLDRQTELVEELAEKLQNINRPMIWLILTEGWCGDAAQTIPVIQKMADQTRMIQTRYILRDENLEIIDQFLTNGRARSIPKLICLDSQTLEVLGDWGPRPETAQQLFMSLRDNEEYSSRERAEHLHKWYADDKTIAVQKEFVSLIEKWSDQH
- a CDS encoding UbiA family prenyltransferase — encoded protein: MLTELKNFTLHLRLHYQFFILSGGYLLGGLIADQMQFAQFWLQFLNVHILLYGGATVFNSWWDKDEGPIGGLKHPPKMSLWMRDVSLIFMFVGWIWAYTVSWPYFFVYGSSLVLFWLYSTPLARWKGHPVLSLIAIGISTGFNSVFLGFWAAGGAFSPILLLSGIGASLILLSLYPVSQIYQADEDSRRGDVTFFIRFGGNGVQRFFMIAYLSGLTMLCAGLYAIYTVPAIVLFIVGLFSFAIIQRLITGLQGVASEYQKVMSIKLFASLSFVVFLLISNAIRYEWIGIPFLKRYF
- a CDS encoding 3-methyladenine DNA glycosylase; the encoded protein is MVKVYDEITTRQTVLEKAEWIAQMNGHKESLSSVLNPYLDKRSRQEKDPVLDFLFEYYAFRPSHLLKWSPGIGTSLRFDDSATLPEISEFIVKDDQARLNPAFFPQKRLLSVKWTLDLLEKSSRQKPMFGCFGMHEWAMVYRAEDVRHQQIPLRLSDEEIAEFVESRPLVCTHFDAFRFFTKKARPMNKHHLSRETFQDTEQPGCVHTNMDLYKWAFKLFPWISSEIIREAFFNALETRRVDMQASPYDATEFGLEPIKIETETGRKEYIERQMEIYQKSQPIRHRLIEAYKEVIQIVN
- a CDS encoding anhydro-N-acetylmuramic acid kinase, which produces MNPLIKKLADLSEKKSRLIIGLMSGTSLDGLDIALCKISGSGQSTTVQLIEFVTAPYSEEIRKQLKRISSVENVKLKEVTYWHAKLAHLHSEMILAALRNWKITPEKVDCIASHGQTIYHYPARDQQELMDPVNSTLQIGDGDHMAVKTGILTISDFRQKHVAHGGEGAPMAGLVDQILFVHETETRILLNIGGIGNFTYLPAKNQPKEKTFTTDTGPGNTLIDSLMMHYYNKPYDEDGNVAFSGDLNEGLLRELLNDDWFEEEKSKTTGPEFFNIPWLKEKMEKAGINQDELDPKDIIRTASELSARTIVKSIQQQKITSETAVIYVSGGGAHNPYLMQRIRELMPANEVKNISEIGLSPDAKEAVLFAVLANEMLAGKGFGMEIEDESKFVNFGKISFPD
- a CDS encoding BP74-related protein, whose product is MNFSRKAIYLITILLLAFFTACSTNTDDDNDARYYEFTHENDDISYTIVAKTSEPEVISAIEDELQKPFDERNMHINGEIARGNEGYNSDWSWHFIENQWSLAEISTEVCDGRPGFVEDDLDYWVDQVGNFCPWSAHVVGEVNP
- a CDS encoding ATP-binding cassette domain-containing protein, giving the protein MNLEPGNTYGLFGLNGAGKTTLLNHLSGMLFPEKGSCTMLGENVKKRLPETMSEIYILPEQFDLPKMSAEVYVELQAPFYPRFENDYLTEVLKEFQVDTQKNLTELSYGQRKKFLIGFALATHSKLVLMDEPTNGLDIPSKSQFRKIMAATDQSERCFLISTHQVRDLDSIIDHIIVLNDGKIIFQESVLKISERLSFEKITDESERTPLYSEDVFGGKAAILPKREGSKDTQIDLELLFNGIIQKQDLINNQFKN
- a CDS encoding GntR family transcriptional regulator; translated protein: MMDFTDRQPIYKQISDYFCQQILKEKWKPDDRVPSVREIAVQMEVNPNTAMRAFQILQDEEILINKRGVGHFIAEGAYQKTLELQRSEFIENELPVFFKKMTLLGFSCTELENLYNE
- a CDS encoding prenyltransferase/squalene oxidase repeat-containing protein, translating into MQRIDSAIQKGIDFLYDHQMANGEFMIYISDNEEMKGWNSPESTIGAMFIANSLLFLKGEKKVDKILKNIATFLRDQMRVGGTWNFFTRTHVAGNLSPNDVDDTAVVARFLKEMDHPFPEHMTKNILLANRRRDGLFYTWFTFRFKWNINKHYLFLSAQEFKHPLRSFAFWKRFPCERDDVDAVVNASALYYFGKIPETEPIISYLIDIIENKKEEICDKWYCNPFSVYYYFSRIYASGVKDLEKIKNPIIQRIKAQLREDGCIGNSFLDTTIALSSLFNLDFTDDAFLSKSIDYLLSKQNKNGSWNRGIHFYAGPGKELGYGSEELSTGFCLESLARYRQITSKKN